In the Bacillota bacterium genome, one interval contains:
- a CDS encoding cyclic-di-AMP receptor has product MKLVVAIVQDKDAGRLLEALMAKGFRATKLASTGGFLREGNTTLFIGVEDGQVEAVEAVVKQICKTRRQLVTPLTPMGGTMDAYTTYPIEVQVGGATIFVLGVERFDKA; this is encoded by the coding sequence TTGAAACTTGTAGTGGCGATCGTCCAGGACAAGGACGCCGGCCGGCTGCTCGAGGCCTTGATGGCCAAGGGTTTTCGGGCCACCAAGCTGGCCAGCACGGGCGGCTTCCTGAGGGAGGGGAACACGACTCTCTTCATCGGCGTCGAGGACGGCCAGGTCGAGGCGGTCGAAGCCGTCGTCAAGCAGATCTGCAAGACCCGCAGGCAACTGGTGACGCCCCTCACCCCGATGGGCGGAACGATGGACGCCTACACGACCTACCCGATCGAGGTCCAGGTCGGTGGGGCGACCATCTTCGTCCTCGGCGTGGAGCGGTTTGACAAGGCGTGA
- a CDS encoding YciC family protein, whose protein sequence is MTERDIPADVGAVLKQSWEMFRKGWARYIATMLVIFIPAYVVTALLALGLGLRYWQGPGLGFMSLPTGGVVGVAGLVALVGMILSGLESGAVVSLFKMQWDGEPLSWQEAIRRAWPLVWNVVGASILVALLVLVGFILLIIPGIIVAFLLSLTVQAVVIDRLPITKALGTSLQAAAKAVVSVLVVVLIQAAAGAFIGFLFRDLGPAGDLLNAVGGLFVTTWAAIALGLCYLQGARPTPALGPVGASGPGGPGGTAQPIGPGDSGPQPPPNPGNTP, encoded by the coding sequence ATGACTGAACGTGATATCCCGGCCGATGTCGGGGCAGTCTTGAAGCAATCGTGGGAGATGTTCCGGAAAGGGTGGGCCCGGTATATTGCGACCATGCTGGTCATTTTCATCCCAGCCTACGTGGTCACGGCTCTTCTGGCCCTGGGCTTGGGCCTGAGGTACTGGCAGGGACCGGGCCTCGGTTTCATGAGCCTCCCGACCGGCGGAGTGGTGGGAGTGGCCGGTCTGGTCGCCCTGGTCGGGATGATCCTGAGCGGCCTGGAGTCGGGCGCGGTGGTCAGCCTCTTCAAGATGCAGTGGGACGGGGAACCCCTGAGCTGGCAGGAGGCCATCCGTCGGGCTTGGCCCTTGGTCTGGAACGTCGTCGGCGCCTCGATCCTCGTCGCCCTGCTGGTCCTGGTCGGCTTCATCCTACTGATCATCCCTGGCATCATCGTGGCCTTCCTCCTGTCGCTAACCGTTCAGGCCGTGGTCATCGACCGTCTCCCCATCACCAAGGCCCTCGGCACAAGCCTGCAGGCGGCGGCCAAGGCGGTCGTCTCGGTCCTTGTCGTCGTCCTCATCCAGGCGGCCGCCGGGGCCTTCATCGGGTTCCTCTTCCGCGACCTAGGTCCCGCGGGGGATCTCCTGAACGCCGTCGGCGGACTCTTCGTGACCACCTGGGCGGCCATCGCCCTGGGCCTCTGCTACCTGCAGGGGGCGCGGCCGACACCGGCCCTCGGCCCGGTCGGGGCCAGCGGACCCGGTGGACCCGGCGGAACCGCCCAACCCATCGGCCCCGGCGACAGCGGCCCGCAGCCCCCGCCGAACCCCGGAAACACGCCTTGA
- a CDS encoding ABC transporter permease — MNVFESIRVAWNGLVGNKLRSGLTMLGVIIGVTAVIALVSIGQGARQQVTAQIQGLGSNMIMITARGATGRLYVEDTADLLKRVPELSTAIPDVSRQYAVKWGSNNYTTTIEGTAPGYEEIRNHRVVAGRFLIQADIDQRRHVAVIGQTVYTDLFGERNPVGEQILINGSSFTVVGLLEEKGQGLGQSYDDRVIIPISTAQRLMGTNRVQMILAQTKQSGDATQAVARITAIYQKKFPTRNPGTDDAINVQSQDQLLTTVNTATQTMTLMLGGIAGVSLVVGGIGIMNIMLVSVTERTREIGIRKAIGAKRRDILTQFLVESMILSLTGGMVGVALGVGVGRLGTLAGIPSAVSMASIIVAFVFSAAVGLFFGIYPAMQAAALDPIEALRYE; from the coding sequence ATGAATGTCTTCGAAAGCATCCGGGTGGCCTGGAACGGTCTGGTAGGAAACAAGCTACGATCCGGGTTGACGATGCTCGGGGTGATCATCGGGGTGACCGCCGTCATCGCCCTCGTCTCCATCGGGCAAGGGGCCAGGCAGCAGGTGACCGCCCAGATCCAGGGGCTCGGCTCGAACATGATCATGATCACCGCCCGTGGCGCGACGGGCCGCCTCTATGTCGAGGACACGGCCGACCTGCTGAAACGGGTCCCGGAGTTGAGCACGGCCATCCCCGACGTCAGCCGGCAGTATGCCGTCAAGTGGGGTTCCAACAACTACACGACGACGATCGAGGGGACGGCCCCCGGTTATGAGGAGATCCGCAACCACCGCGTCGTCGCCGGGCGTTTCCTCATCCAGGCCGACATCGACCAACGCCGGCACGTCGCCGTCATCGGCCAGACGGTTTACACCGACCTGTTCGGCGAACGTAACCCCGTCGGCGAGCAGATCCTCATCAACGGCTCGAGCTTCACCGTCGTCGGGCTGCTCGAGGAGAAGGGGCAGGGGCTCGGGCAGAGCTACGACGACCGGGTGATCATCCCCATCTCCACCGCCCAACGCCTGATGGGCACGAACCGGGTCCAGATGATCTTGGCCCAGACCAAGCAGTCCGGTGACGCCACCCAAGCGGTGGCCCGGATCACCGCCATCTACCAGAAGAAGTTTCCGACCCGCAACCCCGGCACCGATGACGCCATCAATGTGCAGAGCCAGGACCAGCTCCTCACCACGGTCAACACGGCCACCCAAACGATGACCCTCATGCTCGGCGGCATCGCCGGGGTGTCCCTCGTCGTCGGCGGCATCGGGATCATGAACATCATGCTCGTCTCGGTGACCGAGCGGACCCGCGAGATCGGTATCCGCAAGGCCATCGGAGCCAAACGTCGCGATATTCTGACCCAGTTCCTGGTGGAGTCGATGATCCTCAGCCTGACCGGGGGAATGGTCGGGGTCGCCCTGGGAGTCGGGGTCGGCCGCCTGGGTACCTTGGCCGGCATCCCTTCCGCGGTGTCGATGGCTTCGATCATCGTCGCCTTCGTCTTCTCGGCCGCGGTCGGCCTCTTCTTCGGGATCTACCCGGCGATGCAGGCGGCCGCCCTCGACCCCATCGAGGCCCTGCGCTACGAGTAG
- a CDS encoding ABC transporter ATP-binding protein, producing MARAVIDLRDISKVYNPGEAAVHALDHVDLTIEEGEMVAIMGPSGSGKSTLMNIIGCLDRPTSGEYRLLDEEVSRKNDNQLAEVRNRRIGFIFQTFNLLTRLTAQQNAELPLLYRGVSVAARREASIKALEAVGLGHRLHHRPAQLSGGECQRAAIARTIATDPAIVLGDEPTGNLDSRSGAEVMAIFQGLNRRGRTVIVVTHDEAIAHHCRRIIRLRDGKLVRDERVTEPSVAGAAGLGGALS from the coding sequence GTGGCCAGGGCCGTCATTGATCTGCGCGACATCTCGAAGGTCTACAACCCCGGCGAGGCGGCCGTTCACGCCCTCGACCACGTCGACCTGACCATCGAAGAGGGCGAGATGGTCGCCATCATGGGGCCGTCCGGCTCGGGCAAGTCAACGTTGATGAACATCATCGGTTGCCTCGACCGGCCGACCTCCGGCGAATACCGGCTCTTGGACGAAGAGGTCAGCCGAAAGAACGACAATCAGCTGGCCGAGGTCCGCAACCGGCGGATCGGGTTCATCTTCCAGACCTTCAACCTGTTGACCCGGCTGACCGCCCAGCAAAACGCGGAGCTGCCGCTCCTCTACCGAGGGGTGTCGGTAGCCGCCCGCCGGGAGGCCTCCATCAAGGCCCTCGAGGCGGTCGGCCTGGGCCACCGCCTGCACCACCGACCGGCGCAGCTCTCCGGCGGTGAGTGCCAACGGGCGGCGATCGCCCGGACCATCGCCACGGACCCGGCCATCGTCCTCGGCGACGAGCCCACCGGCAACCTCGACAGCCGTTCGGGAGCTGAAGTCATGGCCATCTTCCAGGGCCTCAATCGGCGCGGCCGGACGGTGATCGTGGTCACCCACGACGAAGCCATCGCCCACCACTGCCGAAGGATCATCCGGTTGCGCGACGGAAAGCTCGTCCGCGATGAACGGGTGACCGAGCCCTCGGTGGCCGGCGCGGCCGGCCTGGGAGGTGCCCTTTCATGA